One genomic region from Bacteroidota bacterium encodes:
- a CDS encoding transposase translates to TIMSVMSEVGPDGFKKFPTAKHFTSWLRLAPNNKISGGKLLSSKTPKGSNRLKIALRNAANAIGNLKDTHLSDFFRRIAFRKGRTAAVSATARKLAVIIWKMIVNKIQYQPPTEYLFLDQKRKLKLVARIKKQIAKFKLTNEELAIA, encoded by the coding sequence CAACAATAATGAGCGTTATGAGTGAAGTAGGACCTGATGGTTTCAAGAAATTTCCAACTGCAAAACATTTTACATCTTGGCTACGTTTGGCTCCGAACAATAAAATAAGCGGTGGGAAACTGTTGAGCAGTAAAACACCTAAAGGAAGTAATCGACTTAAAATTGCTTTACGCAATGCAGCCAATGCTATTGGTAATTTAAAAGACACACATCTGTCTGATTTTTTCAGAAGAATTGCCTTCAGGAAAGGACGAACAGCAGCAGTAAGTGCCACGGCAAGAAAACTAGCGGTTATTATTTGGAAAATGATTGTGAACAAAATTCAATACCAGCCACCTACAGAATATCTGTTTCTTGATCAAAAAAGAAAACTGAAATTAGTGGCAAGAATTAAAAAACAAATTGCTAAATTTAAACTGACTAATGAAGAACTTGCAATCGCTTAA